The Couchioplanes caeruleus nucleotide sequence GCAGCACCGCCGTGCCGGGCCTGGCCGCGAAACCGGTCATCGATCTGATGGCCGCGCTGGACGAGCTGGCGGAGGTCAACGATCCCGCGCTGCAGAGCCTCGGTTACCGGCTGCAGCCGACCGACATGCCGGAGCGGCTGTTCTACCGGCGCGAGGACTACGACAGCACGGCGTACCACCTGCACGTGGTGACGGCCGAGAGCTGGCCGACGCGTAACGAGCGGCTGCTGCGCGACCACCTCCTGGCGTACCCGGAGGCGAGGGACCGTTACGGCGCGCTGAAGCGGGAGCTGATGGACCGGTACGGCCCGGGCGATGCGTATACGCGCGGTAAGACCCGGCTGATCCAGGAACTGACCGATGCCGCCCGCGCCGAGCGGGGTCTGCCGCCGGTTCCGGTCTGGGAGGAATAACCCCAGGTCACACGCGTCACAAACCTCGGCCGTTCGGTCCCGGCCCCCTCCTCCGGAGCGCCCGCTCTCCAGTCCGGACGGAACCCCGGGTGTGCCCCGGTTTGCCGTGGCAGGCGAACACTGACCGTAACTACCGTTGCTGCTTGTGCAGCAGACCTCGGTTACCGAAGCCGTACCGGAGAGCCTGGATCCCGGGCCCGAGGGGCCGGGCCGCGGCGGGTTCGTCGCCGTCCTGCGCGGGCACCTCGATCTCTTCCTGAACGCCGGCTCGCTGATGGCCACGACGGCGCTCACCTCGCTGTTCGGGTTCGCGTACTGGTGGCTGGCCGCCCGTACCGCGCCGGCGGAGGCGGTCGGCCAGGCCTCCGCCGCGGTGTCCGCGATGACGCTGATCGGCACGATCGGGATGTTCGGCATGGGCACCATGCTGATCTCGGACCTGCCGTCGCTGCGGGGCCGCAAGTGGGAGCTGATCTCAACCTGCCTGCTCGTCGCGGGCAGCGCGGCCACGGTCGGCGGCCTGATCTATGTGGGGCTCGCGCACTGGGCGGTGCCCGGCCTGCGGGAGGCGCTGGGCGGCACCGCCGCGACCGTGCTGCTGGTCTTCGGCATCGCGCTGAACGCGATGACGCTGGTGCTGGACGAGGCGCTGGTCGGGCTCCTGCAGGGTCCCCTGCAGCTCATGCGCAACGCCTGGTTCTCCGTCGTCAAGCTGGTGCTGCTCGGGGTGCTGGCGCTGCTGCCACTCACCCTGGACGGCGGCGTGCTGCTGCTGACGTGGGTGGCCGGCATGGTGCTGTCGGTCGCGGTCCTGGGCCGCACGCTGCGGCGCAAGAACATGGTCGATTCCGTACGCCCCAGAGCGTCGCTGCTGCGCGGGCGCGGCCGGGCCACGTTCGACCACAACCTGCTGAACCTGGCGACGTACCTGCCGCGGGCGGCGCTGCCGCTGGTGGTGACCGCCGTGCTGTCGGCGGAGGCGAACGCGTCCTTCTACACCGCCTTCATGGTGCTGTCGTTCCTGGCGATGGTTCCCGGCAACGTGGCGCTGACGTTGTTCGCGGTGGCCAGCGGCGACCGGGCGGCGTTGCGCTCGAAGGTGCGGATGGGCCTGCTCATCTGCCTCGGCGGCGGGCTGCCCGTGTCCCTGGTGGTCGCCGTCGGCGCCGACCGGATCATGTCGCTGTTCGGCGCGAGCTACGCCGAGTCGGCCGGTGCCGCGCTCACCATCCTGGCGCTGACGTACGTGCCGTTCGTCTTCCACCATTTCTTCCTGGCGATTTCCCGCGTGCAGGGCACCGTCCGCGGCGCCGGCATCTTCGCCGTCTTCGCCGGGGCCGCCGAGCTGCTCGCGGCCTGGTACGGCGGCAGCCGCGGCGACCTCACCGAGCTGGTCACCTGGGTGGCCGTGGTGATGGCGCTGGAGACCGTGCTGGTCGCCCCGACCGTGCTGCGGGTGGTCTTCGCCCGCGCCGCCCCCGAAGGAGACGTCGTGTCCACCACCAGCCTCACGCTGCACGAGCGGGCGTGGCTGCCGCTCGAGTACATCCGCACCGTCGGACCGCTGACCGGGGTGACCGCCGAGCGGCTGCGGGCCGCGCTGATCGGCCTGCACGCCGCGGACCCGACGCACCGGGCGGTGTCACGCCTGGACCGCAGCGGGGCGCGCTGGCTGCACATGGACGCGGAGGCGTTCGCCGGGTACGTCCGCGAGGCCGTGACCGACCTGGGCGACGGCCCGGTCGACTTCGACGCGATGACCCGGCAGTTGCAGGCGGAGCCGCGCGGTCACCACCCGGTACGCATCCTGGCCGGCGGCGGGTACGTGGCGATGAAGGTGGCGCACGCGTACGGCGACGCCGGCCCGGTCAACACGCTGCTGCGCGAGCTGGTCCGCGCGGCCGGCGAGGAGCGCGCCGCGGCGATCGCCCCCTCGCGGCGGCACCGGTGGGCGCTGCCGAAGGCGTGGTGGAAGCAGTTCGGCACCAAGCCGGCACGGTGGAAGCAGGGGCTGAGCTTCGCCCGGCCGCCGCACCCGGAGGAGTCGGAGCTGCGCCCGTGGACGGCGGATCTGACCGTCGAGACGGCCCGGTCGGCGGAGGTGCTGGGCCGGATGCGGGTGTGGCGCGACGAGCACGCCCCGGGCGTGACGACCTCGGCGATCACCTTCGCCGCGTTCTCGGTCGCGTTGCGCGATCTGGGGCTGGACCCGGACCTGAGCGGCGGGACGTTCCTCGCGGACGCGCGGCGCTACCTCGACAAGGGCGTCAGCATCGACAGCAACTTCTGCATGGGCCCGTACCTGAGGCCCGAGGATCTGACCGACCCCCGGTCGATCCACACCACGCTGAAGGCGGAGCTGGCGACCGGCCGGATCCTGACGATGATGCTGCTGCGCGAGGGCAAGATCCTCGTCGCCGGGGCGCCCGGGATGCCGGACCCGTACCCGGCGGAGGCGCCGGCCCGGCCGCGGCCCCGGCTGACCTTCAGCAACCAGGGCCGCCACGACGTGCTCGCGGACCTGCCGTGGGCCGGCGACGCGGCGGGCCGGGTGAACCAGAGCGTGCCGACGCTGAACGGCCCCGAGGGCATCACGCTGACCACCTCGGAGATGGGCGGTGTGCTGCACCTCGAGGCCACGTTCCACTCCTCGACGTACGACCCGGCCGTGGTGGCCCGGGCGCTTCGGCTGGTCTGCGCCGACCCGGCCGCGCTGATCATGGCCGCGCGGTAGGGAGCGCCGCTCAGTAGCCCTTGAGGACCGGGAGCGTCAGCCAGAACGTCTTCGACTTCACGGCGTCGCTCTTGCAGTTGGTGTACGTGATCGTCGCCTCGATCGGCACGAAAGCCGTCCGGCCGTAGTGTGCGGTCACGTTCACAGCCGTCCGGTCGACGTGCCCGCCGCGCAGCGAGTCGCTCTGCGAGAAGGACGTGTACGTGCCCGTGTTGCTCGGGTAGGAGACGTCGACCTTGTCGCCCTCGACCCGCACCTCGGCGTCGCAGATCTTCTTGCCGGTCGTCCAGTGCACGTTGACCCAGGTGGGCTTGTGCGGCTTCACGGCGTTCAGCCAGGTGGTGATCGGGGAGGGTCCACTTGCCGCCGCCTCGGCGGGCGTACCGGTCAGCGTCGTGGCCAGTCCGGCGGCCACGGCCACCGCGGCGACGGCGACCCGTCGGTTTTTGATCATGCCTCAAGCGTACGGGCAAACCGGACTTTTTTATAGTTTTTGGTACATCACGTGCAATCCGACGAGGCCGTGCGACGTGGAGTCGAACGCCTCCGGGATGGTGGTCATGATCTCGAAGCCGAGCGACTTCCAGAGGTGCACCGCGGCGGTGTTTGTCTCGACCACGGCGTTGAACTGGATGCCGTGATAGCGCTCGGCGCGCGCCCAGCCGAGGACGTGCTCGCCCAGCGCCCGGCCCACGCCGCGACCGTGCCGCTGCGGATCCACCATGAAGCTCGCCGTGGCGATGTGCGCGCCCCGGCCCGGCCTGTTCGGCCCCATCTTCGCGGAGCCCAGCACGTCGCCGCCGTCCACGGCGACCACGGTGCGGCCGGGTGGTCGCTCCATCCACAGCGCCCGCGCCTCGTCGCTGCCGAGCCCGAGCGGATACGCGTACGTCTCCCCCGCCTCGACGATGCGCGACCAGAACGGATGGATGGCCGGCCAGTCCCGGGCGGCCGCCTCACGAATCTCCATGGGCCTCATTCTCGCGCGAGCGGGCTGATCCGGTCGTTGCGCAGATGCTCGTAGACCACGGAGGTCCGTACGTCCGCGACATGCGCGTGCTCGGTGAGCCGGTCGATGACGAAGGCATACAGGCTGTCGTTGTCGGGCACCGCCACGTGGATGAGGAAGTCCTCGGTGCCCGAGGTCACGAAGACGCCGAGAGTGTCCGGCAGCGCGGCCGCCCAGTTGCGGAACGCCTCGATGTTGCGGCGCGACGGCGGGCGGATCCGTACGGCGATCAGCGCCTGCACGGGCCGGCCGATGGCGGCGAGGTCGACGTTCAGGCTCGCGCCCCGGATGACGCCGCGCTCACGCAGGGCCCGCGTCCGGTCCAGCGCCGTGGTGGGCGCGACGCCGACCGCCGCGGCGATGTCCCGGTTGGTACGCCGTGCATCCACCTGCAATTCCCGCAGGATCGCCGTATCAAGTTCGTCGAGAGCAGCCATAACGGCACCGTATCCGAATCAAGTACGAAACTATTGCCGTTGACCCGTTGCAATGCCTAGCTTTTTGCCTCATGAGTGCCATTCATCAGGTCGGCTTCGAG carries:
- a CDS encoding GrpB family protein, which codes for MTIAEPDDRWSELGRQACVTLAPLFTAVEHVGSTAVPGLAAKPVIDLMAALDELAEVNDPALQSLGYRLQPTDMPERLFYRREDYDSTAYHLHVVTAESWPTRNERLLRDHLLAYPEARDRYGALKRELMDRYGPGDAYTRGKTRLIQELTDAARAERGLPPVPVWEE
- a CDS encoding Lrp/AsnC family transcriptional regulator, giving the protein MAALDELDTAILRELQVDARRTNRDIAAAVGVAPTTALDRTRALRERGVIRGASLNVDLAAIGRPVQALIAVRIRPPSRRNIEAFRNWAAALPDTLGVFVTSGTEDFLIHVAVPDNDSLYAFVIDRLTEHAHVADVRTSVVYEHLRNDRISPLARE
- a CDS encoding lipopolysaccharide biosynthesis protein: MQQTSVTEAVPESLDPGPEGPGRGGFVAVLRGHLDLFLNAGSLMATTALTSLFGFAYWWLAARTAPAEAVGQASAAVSAMTLIGTIGMFGMGTMLISDLPSLRGRKWELISTCLLVAGSAATVGGLIYVGLAHWAVPGLREALGGTAATVLLVFGIALNAMTLVLDEALVGLLQGPLQLMRNAWFSVVKLVLLGVLALLPLTLDGGVLLLTWVAGMVLSVAVLGRTLRRKNMVDSVRPRASLLRGRGRATFDHNLLNLATYLPRAALPLVVTAVLSAEANASFYTAFMVLSFLAMVPGNVALTLFAVASGDRAALRSKVRMGLLICLGGGLPVSLVVAVGADRIMSLFGASYAESAGAALTILALTYVPFVFHHFFLAISRVQGTVRGAGIFAVFAGAAELLAAWYGGSRGDLTELVTWVAVVMALETVLVAPTVLRVVFARAAPEGDVVSTTSLTLHERAWLPLEYIRTVGPLTGVTAERLRAALIGLHAADPTHRAVSRLDRSGARWLHMDAEAFAGYVREAVTDLGDGPVDFDAMTRQLQAEPRGHHPVRILAGGGYVAMKVAHAYGDAGPVNTLLRELVRAAGEERAAAIAPSRRHRWALPKAWWKQFGTKPARWKQGLSFARPPHPEESELRPWTADLTVETARSAEVLGRMRVWRDEHAPGVTTSAITFAAFSVALRDLGLDPDLSGGTFLADARRYLDKGVSIDSNFCMGPYLRPEDLTDPRSIHTTLKAELATGRILTMMLLREGKILVAGAPGMPDPYPAEAPARPRPRLTFSNQGRHDVLADLPWAGDAAGRVNQSVPTLNGPEGITLTTSEMGGVLHLEATFHSSTYDPAVVARALRLVCADPAALIMAAR
- a CDS encoding GNAT family N-acetyltransferase, whose amino-acid sequence is MEIREAAARDWPAIHPFWSRIVEAGETYAYPLGLGSDEARALWMERPPGRTVVAVDGGDVLGSAKMGPNRPGRGAHIATASFMVDPQRHGRGVGRALGEHVLGWARAERYHGIQFNAVVETNTAAVHLWKSLGFEIMTTIPEAFDSTSHGLVGLHVMYQKL